From Trichoderma atroviride chromosome 1, complete sequence, one genomic window encodes:
- a CDS encoding uncharacterized protein (EggNog:ENOG41) → MKASSGVFGEAYASCLSCLTCWEPLAFRIDERSESRDNQRALPIIYDQPTSHPLPMAVSEAAPPRPSWKHKMQKTFKSNQANTLTKGRAQANSSRPRLQISAPFEFRHVESGSFQFPFPPQRPSRPWESPVTPDTPETPFEPLQLNISNSGKELSPILPDFSFPREMTPPPLVHLAGRPYNEQSPSPKRSHSSTAFHIPRKNVATASFSSSPEVSPLNLASEKQPRVRDYAPSDMEAIKERVACAMNEVEELQKKINDIIERQSIYTASRPSTAHSMARTVPDAAEVPIIPALPPAAPSFAERLNTEVSLPNTGPITASIHISQLEAYEETLDNIRQLSQIMPMQEERSPAPPPPPLPLVLRPPLRKKKSFSRVSTWLFQEPGRARNQSMDSITNAPLPIKGSEGFYQCVTPPRRPDRQSIETFDTLSTWSTNDGDRSVPTAWSPRSTSTRKEEDGLLERSATFGKSSIRKPAAVNVGVAI, encoded by the exons ATGAAAGCTTCGTCGGGTGTTTTTGGTGAAGCATATGCGTCATGCTTGTCTTGCCTCACGTGTTGGGAACCGTTGGCTTTTCGCATCGATGAGCGATCTGAGTCCC GCGATAACCAACGTGCATTGCCCATTATATACGACCAACCAACATCTCACCCGCTCCCAATGGCAGTATCGGAGGCTGCGCCTCCCCGACCAAGTTGGAAGCACAAAATGCAAAAGACtttcaaatcaaatcaagcAAATACCTTAACAAAGGGCAGAGCGCAAGCAAACAGCTCACGGCCTCGGTTACAGATTTCAGCGCCGTTTGAATTCCGCCATGTCGAATCAGGCTCATTTCAGTTCCCATTCCCTCCTCAACGGCCATCTCGTCCCTGGGAGAGTCCTGTGACACCGGATACGCCCGAGACTCCCTTTGAGCCGCTACAGTTAAACATTTCAAATTCAGGAAAAGAACTGTCTCCAATACTTCCGgacttttcctttcctcgTGAGATGACGCCGCCACCTTTAGTTCATCTTGCAGGCCGGCCCTACAATGAGCAATCGCCATCTCCGAAGAGAAGTCATTCATCCACGGCATTTCATATTCCTCGGAAAAATGTTGCTACCGCTTCATTCTCAAGCAGCCCAGAGGTGTCACCATTAAACCTCGCTTCCGAGAAACAGCCTCGTGTGCGGGATTATGCGCCATCTGATATGGAGGCTATCAAAGAACGTGTAGCGTGCGCCATGAATGAAGTGGAAGAGCTACAGAAAAAAATCAACGACATTATTGAGCGCCAAAGCATCTACACTGCAAGCAGACCATCGACAGCTCACTCGATGGCTCGTACAGTGCCTG atgcagcagaggTTCCGATAATTCCTGCTCtaccgccagcagcgccgtcatTTGCTGAGCGCCTAAACACTGAGGTGTCGCTGCCCAACACTGGACCCATTACTGCATCCATCCACATCAGCCAACTAGAGGCGTATGAGGAAACGCTCGACAACATTCGGCAGTTGTCACAAATAATGCCGATGCAAGAAGAGCGGTCACCCGCAccgcctccaccaccactgccTCTCGTCCTACGGCCACCgctgcggaagaagaagtcgttTTCACGAGTTTCAACCTGGCTGTTCCAAGAACCAGGGCGTGCCAGGAATCAGAGCATGGACTCTATCACAAACGCCCCTCTCCCTATCAAAGGAAGCGAAGGGTTTTATCAGTGTGTAACGCCTCCCAGAAGGCCGGATAGGCAAAGTATCGAGACATTTGATACACTATCTACATGGTCGACGAACGACGGAGACCGAAGTGTGCCGACGGCCTGGTCGCCGCGGAGCACTTCAACAAGGAAGGAGGAAGATGGTTTACTGGAAAGAAGCGCCACATTTGGCAAAAGCAGCATCCGGAAGCCAGCTGCGGTGAATGTTGGCGTTGCAATATGA
- a CDS encoding uncharacterized protein (EggNog:ENOG41) yields the protein MAVSEAAPPRPSWKHKMQKTFKSNQANTLTKGRAQANSSRPRLQISAPFEFRHVESGSFQFPFPPQRPSRPWESPVTPDTPETPFEPLQLNISNSGKELSPILPDFSFPREMTPPPLVHLAGRPYNEQSPSPKRSHSSTAFHIPRKNVATASFSSSPEVSPLNLASEKQPRVRDYAPSDMEAIKERVACAMNEVEELQKKINDIIERQSIYTASRPSTAHSMARTVPDAAEVPIIPALPPAAPSFAERLNTEVSLPNTGPITASIHISQLEAYEETLDNIRQLSQIMPMQEERSPAPPPPPLPLVLRPPLRKKKSFSRVSTWLFQEPGRARNQSMDSITNAPLPIKGSEGFYQCVTPPRRPDRQSIETFDTLSTWSTNDGDRSVPTAWSPRSTSTRKEEDGLLERSATFGKSSIRKPAAVNVGVAI from the exons ATGGCAGTATCGGAGGCTGCGCCTCCCCGACCAAGTTGGAAGCACAAAATGCAAAAGACtttcaaatcaaatcaagcAAATACCTTAACAAAGGGCAGAGCGCAAGCAAACAGCTCACGGCCTCGGTTACAGATTTCAGCGCCGTTTGAATTCCGCCATGTCGAATCAGGCTCATTTCAGTTCCCATTCCCTCCTCAACGGCCATCTCGTCCCTGGGAGAGTCCTGTGACACCGGATACGCCCGAGACTCCCTTTGAGCCGCTACAGTTAAACATTTCAAATTCAGGAAAAGAACTGTCTCCAATACTTCCGgacttttcctttcctcgTGAGATGACGCCGCCACCTTTAGTTCATCTTGCAGGCCGGCCCTACAATGAGCAATCGCCATCTCCGAAGAGAAGTCATTCATCCACGGCATTTCATATTCCTCGGAAAAATGTTGCTACCGCTTCATTCTCAAGCAGCCCAGAGGTGTCACCATTAAACCTCGCTTCCGAGAAACAGCCTCGTGTGCGGGATTATGCGCCATCTGATATGGAGGCTATCAAAGAACGTGTAGCGTGCGCCATGAATGAAGTGGAAGAGCTACAGAAAAAAATCAACGACATTATTGAGCGCCAAAGCATCTACACTGCAAGCAGACCATCGACAGCTCACTCGATGGCTCGTACAGTGCCTG atgcagcagaggTTCCGATAATTCCTGCTCtaccgccagcagcgccgtcatTTGCTGAGCGCCTAAACACTGAGGTGTCGCTGCCCAACACTGGACCCATTACTGCATCCATCCACATCAGCCAACTAGAGGCGTATGAGGAAACGCTCGACAACATTCGGCAGTTGTCACAAATAATGCCGATGCAAGAAGAGCGGTCACCCGCAccgcctccaccaccactgccTCTCGTCCTACGGCCACCgctgcggaagaagaagtcgttTTCACGAGTTTCAACCTGGCTGTTCCAAGAACCAGGGCGTGCCAGGAATCAGAGCATGGACTCTATCACAAACGCCCCTCTCCCTATCAAAGGAAGCGAAGGGTTTTATCAGTGTGTAACGCCTCCCAGAAGGCCGGATAGGCAAAGTATCGAGACATTTGATACACTATCTACATGGTCGACGAACGACGGAGACCGAAGTGTGCCGACGGCCTGGTCGCCGCGGAGCACTTCAACAAGGAAGGAGGAAGATGGTTTACTGGAAAGAAGCGCCACATTTGGCAAAAGCAGCATCCGGAAGCCAGCTGCGGTGAATGTTGGCGTTGCAATATGA
- a CDS encoding uncharacterized protein (TransMembrane:1 (o775-793i)~BUSCO:EOG092D01WH), which produces MGKRTSVDADGAAAFRKRQKTTHDVPTGEDVNTGEQLQRLLAFDQDMRRARHGLQSFKRLLDNIISGDGDRSTSLGILREYLELVKPRHDGEDAVFLGDIMEMWSFAAQVNEGGVMSSAAVVLALVLNIVSDSLDLVKHGLGICQSLVQDRQLKSISKNLSSDKTKSFIISPTLRLLREAVSLDGGAYARKIVRARAYTFASLGRNLEIGIAGDNQGDSGKASVRTNAVRFFLSCLRYLHSDGRKELLSQKELFSHLTFMIKSDPPFLVLEILDTLKTCVLADSKISREIKFKCFNTKTLMRVLALYTYTNSTEAESEVERVSEKAHQFLMYVCTKPSAGILYPSTGLYPKETDEEFSVQLAKQKGSAHGSVGKDDTYRDGVPVYNFVLSEFAAKLRPWSSMKHSQLLTAIFEAAPELIANYFLNNQSFTFEPKLTMTWIGYASFLFDTMRIALPPSFGDKTRFSRGPPPTQILLDNILPLPLNQKVIIRCLSPNSNLTSFFATRMLIEALEKLSMAIKLHEEAFRATDAQWTEASRRLIDAFCRRIPDMKEIVRSYKSIPSENALHKTMASKLLLLYYEIIPQIALAANFDVSPFFVSVLRSLQDESSDHQHDGFREMELENLVSIAGYSPGMRWFSRIEIISGKGPCSPFVALLKLLSGSDRTAPLHQLKKVLADVAVENQLVSAATRLKPFLQALTMSIDENSPDDMDKVWPFLDNCLSRCATSPIKYLDVLQSYLADENVDVQATAEDRSFNLLVVAIAEQLPFIMETTDAQGLASLSSFISLYFSALYKKKDSDALKRVYSKIEETLASCSVKIAGLGKRKISKSLTSGSQEDENDDQEGGQNDGEKQTTVDEGKLEEALHIPFSSPEDTAVLLRWHAKGVEDLVEDGLIASLIRLLASEHTNIRKEALTNILKMAAKIDDSAYEEKKQFWLLLSELAESSRPHVDSGPVPSAFIAFSIHALDVLKNPLHPLYPKINSFLTRSPVWSPEKLPLAHDILHGEPSEDDKYYTEIAWFLTYILDALKTPFDLSIFHKKRWFEKILALGSNPYLRVNLRTRILRIVYRATCIDAGSTTLITRFGLLTWLDAQRVACDVPEDSELYKALMGRAWKTCDQARVRTWSKNGVETLLGDVQLQ; this is translated from the exons ATGGGGAAACGAACATCCGTGGACGCTGACGGAGCTGCCGCTTTCCGGAAGCGCCAGAAAACCACACACGATGTTCCCACTGGCGAGGATGTGAACACCGgggagcagctccagcgcctgctCGCCTTCGACCAAGACATGCGCCGAGCAAGACATG GTCTTCAATCCTTCAAAAGGCTCCTTGATAACATTATTTCCGGCGATGGCGATCGATCTACGAGTCTCGGCATTTTACGGGAGTACCTCGAACTAGTGAAGCCGAGGCACGACGGCGAAGATGCCGTCTTCCTGGGTGATATCATGGAGATGTGGTCATTTGCTGCCCAAGTGAACGAAGGAGGCGTCATGTCCTCTGCAGCCGTTGTCTTGGCGCTTGTGCTCAACATCGTCTCCGATTCATTAGACCTGGTCAAGCATGGTCTTGGCATCTGCCAGTCGCTTGTCCAAGATCGCCAACTCAAGTCAATATCGAAAAATCTATCTTCAGACAAGACGAAAAGCTTCATTATATCTCCGACTTTGCGCCTACTTCGAGAAGCTGTGAGCCTAGACGGAGGTGCCTACGCAAGGAAGATTGTCCGTGCCAGAGCATATACCTTTGCGTCTCTAGGCAGAAATTTAGAGATTGGTATTGCTGGCGACAATCAAGGGGACTCTGGCAAAGCATCTGTGAGAACAAATGCTGTTCGGTTCTTCTTGAGCTGCCTTAGGTACTTGCACTCGGATGGTCGAAAAGAGCTCCTCTCTCAGAAGGAACTGTTTTCACATTTGACATTCATGATCAAGAGCGACCCCCCATTCCTTGTCTTGGAGATCTTGGATACCTTAAAAACCTGCGTCCTAGCAGACAGCAAGATTTCCCGAGAAATCAAGTTCAAATGCTTCAACACCAAGACCCTAATGCGAGTTCTGGCTCTGTACACCTATACCAATAGTACAGAGGCAGAGAGCGAGGTTGAGCGAGTGAGCGAGAAAGCTCATCAGTTCCTCATGTATGTCTGTACGAAGCCGAGCGCGGGCATCTTGTACCCATCCACAGGCCTATATCCCAAAGAGACGGACGAGGAATTCTCAGTCCAGCTTGCCAAGCAGAAAGGCTCAGCGCATGGAAGCGTAGGCAAGGATGATACATACCGTGATGGAGTCCCTGTTTACAACTTTGTCTTGTCTGAATTTGCTGCAAAATTGCGTCCCTGGTCCAGCATGAAGCACAGCCAGTTACTGACAGCAATATTCGAGGCCGCTCCGGAACTAATAGCAAACTACTTTCTCAACAACCAGTCTTTCACTTTTGAGCCAAAACTAACAATGACTTGGATCGGATATGCATCCTTCCTATTCGATACAATGAGAATCGCGCTTCCCCCCTCTTTTGGCGACAAAACGCGCTTTTCTCGTGGTCCTCCGCCCACTCAGATTCTTTTGGATAACATTTTGCCGCTTCCGTTGAATCAAAAAGTCATAATTCGATGTCTCTCGCCAAATTCAAACTTGACATCATTCTTTGCGACAAGAATGTTGATTGAGGCGCTGGAAAAGCTTTCAATGGCCATCAAACTGCACGAAGAAGCCTTTCGAGCAACAGACGCACAATGGACTGAAGCATCGCGAAGATTAATTGATGCCTTCTGCAGGCGCATTCCGGACATGAAAGAGATTGTTCGAAGCTATAAAAGCATTCCCAGTGAGAATGCACTGCACAAAACAATGGCCAgcaagctgcttctcctgtATTATGAGATAATTCCTCAGATTGCACTGGCTGCAAACTTTGACGTTTCGCCTTTCTTTGTTAGCGTCCTACGAAGCTTACAAGATGAAAGTTCCGATCACCAGCACGATGGATTCcgcgagatggagctggaaaaTTTGGTGTCGATTGCTGGCTACTCTCCTGGTATGAGATGGTTTTCAAGAATCGAAATTATCAGCGGCAAAGGTCCCTGTTCGCCTTTTGTCGCGCTTCTTAAACTTCTTTCCGGAAGCGATCGAACTGCTCCCCTTCATCAGCTCAAAAAGGTCCTTGCAGATGTTGCGGTGGAAAATCAGCTTGTTTCTGCTGCTACCAGATTAAAACCCTTCCTTCAAGCCCTTACGATGAGCATAGATGAAAACAGCCCAGACGACATGGATAAAGTTTGGCCTTTCTTGGATAATTGCCTTAGTCGCTGCGCCACTTCGCCAATCAAATATCTTGATGTACTCCAGAGCTATCTCGCCGATGAGAATGTCGACGTACAAGCAACAGCTGAAGACCGTAGCTTCAATTTACTTGTTGTTGCCATAGCTGAGCAGCTTCCCTTTATCATGGAGACCACTGATGCCCAGGGGCTCGCTTCGCTATCCAGTTTCATATCACTATACTTTAGCGCCCTGtacaagaaaaaggacagCGATGCCCTCAAACGCGTCTACAGCAAAATCGAGGAGACCTTGGCTTCATGCTCTGTGAAGATTGCGGGTCTAGGGAAGCGAAAAATATCAAAATCTTTAACCAGCGGCAGCCAGGAGGATGAAAACGACGATCAAGAAGGGGGTCAAAATGATGGGGAAAAGCAGACAACCGTGGATGAGGGAAAGCTAGAGGAGGCGCTACATATTCCGTTCTCAAGTCCAGAGGATACAGCGGTGCTCCTCAGATGGCACGCCAAAGGCGTCGAGGATCTGGTCGAAGATGGCTTAATTGCAAGCTTGATTCGCCTCCTTGCATCAGAACACACCAACATCCGCAAAGAGGCACTTACCAACATCCTCAAGATGGCCGCCAAGATTGATGACTCGGCgtacgaagagaagaagcaattcTGGCTGCTCCTGTCTGAGCTGGCAGAGTCTTCCCGGCCACATGTCGATAGCGGTCCCGTTCCATCGGCAttcatcgccttctccatccatgCTCTAGACGTCTTGAAGAACCCTCTGCATCCGCTCTATCCCAAGATCAACAGCTTTTTGACTCGTAGCCCTGTCTGGTCGCCAGAGAAGCTTCCTCTAGCTCACGATATCCTTCACGGAGAACCTTCAGAGGACGACAAGTACTATACCGAGATTGCCTGGTTCCTGACCTACATCCTCGACGCTCTCAAGACTCCCTTCGACCTGAGCATCTTCCACAAGAAGCGCTGGTTCGAAAAGATTCTCGCCCTGGGAAGCAATCCCTATCTCCGCGTCAACCTGCGCACCAGGATCCTCAGAATCGTCTATCGCGCCACGTGCATCGACGCCGGCAGCACCACGCTGATCACCAGATTTGGCTTGCTTACCTGGCTGGATGCGCAGAGAGTGGCGTGTGACGTTCCTGAAGATTCGGAGCTCTACAAGGCGCTCATGGGCAGGGCATGGAAGACCTGTGACCAGGCAAGAGTCAGGACGTGGAGCAAAAACGGGGTGGAAACGCTTCTTGGGGATGTACAACTGCAGTAG